From the genome of Macadamia integrifolia cultivar HAES 741 unplaced genomic scaffold, SCU_Mint_v3 scaffold1517, whole genome shotgun sequence, one region includes:
- the LOC122064093 gene encoding tubulin beta chain-like, which produces MREILHIQAGQCGNQIGGKFWEVVCEEHGIDAKGSYTGNSPLQLERVNVYYNEASGGRYVPRAVLVDLEPGTMDSLRTGPYGKIFRPDNFVFGQNGAGNNWAKGHYTEGAELIDSVLDVVRKEAENCDCLQGFQVCHSLGGGTGSGMGTLLISKIREEYPDRMMLTFSVFPSPKVSDTVVEPYNATLSVHQLVENADECMVLDNEALYDICFRTLKLTNPSFGDLNHLISTTMSGVTCCLRFPGQLNSDLRKLAVNLIPFPRLHFFMVGFAPLTARGSQQYRALTIPELTQQMWDAKNMMCAADPRHGRYLTASAMFRGKMSTKEVDEQMINVQNKNSSYFVEWIPNNVKSSVCDIPPTGLSMSSTFMGNSTSIQEMFRRVSEQFTVMFRRKAFLHWYTGEGMDEMEFTEAESNMNDLVSEYQQYQDAVVQEEEEYEEEAVED; this is translated from the exons ATGAGAGAAATTCTTCACATCCAAGCTGGGCAATGCGGGAATCAAATTGGGGGCAAGTTCTGGGAGGTTGTGTGCGAGGAACACGGCATTGATGCCAAGGGAAGTTACACAGGCAATTCCCCACTTCAGCTTGAGAGGGTGAATGTATACTACAATGAAGCAAGTGGTGGTCGCTATGTCCCTAGAGCTGTGCTAGTAGATCTCGAACCAGGGACAATGGATAGCTTAAGAACAGGGCCTTACGGCAAAATCTTCCGCCCAGATAACTTTGTCTTCGGCCAAAACGGAGCTGGTAACAATTGGGCTAAGGGACATTACACTGAAGGAGCCGAGTTGATTGACTCTGTTCTCGATGTTGTTCGCAAAGAGGCAGAGAACTGTGATTGCTTGCAAG GCTTTCAGGTCTGCCATTCACTCGGTGGTGGGACTGGTTCTGGGATGGGAACACTACTGATATCAAAGATCAGGGAAGAATACCCAGATCGGATGATGCTCAcattctctgtttttccttCACCAAAGGTTTCTGATACTGTGGTGGAGCCTTACAATGCTACCTTGTCTGTACATCAATTGGTGGAGAATGCCGATGAGTGCATGGTTCTGGATAACGAAGCCCTCTATGATATCTGCTTCAGAACACTCAAACTCACAAACCCGAGCT TTGGAGATCTAAACCACCTGATCTCCACCACAATGAGTGGAGTAACATGTTGCCTCCGATTCCCTGGTCAATTAAACTCAGATCTCCGGAAATTAGCAGTCAATCTCATCCCATTTCCACGTCTACACTTCTTCATGGTGGGATTTGCGCCACTCACAGCTCGTGGGTCGCAGCAATACAGAGCTCTCACCATCCCTGAGCTAACCCAGCAAATGTGGGACGCCAAGAACATGATGTGCGCCGCCGACCCACGTCATGGCCGATACCTCACCGCCTCTGCGATGTTTCGTGGTAAGATGAGCACAAAAGAGGTTGATGAACAGATGATCAATGTTCAGAACAAGAACTCATCATACTTTGTTGAATGGATCCCAAATAACGTGAAATCGAGTGTTTGTGACATCCCACCTACTGGGCTTTCAATGTCGTCGACGTTCATGGGGAATTCAACTTCGATTCAGGAGATGTTCCGACGAGTTTCAGAGCAATTCACGGTCATGTTCAGAAGGAAGGCTTTCTTGCATTGGTACACAGGAGAGGGAATGGATGAGATGGAGTTCACAGAAGCAGAGAGTAACATGAACGATTTGGTGTCGGAGTATCAGCAATACCAAGACGCAGTGGTACAAGAGGAGGAAGAGTATGAAGAGGAAGCTGTGGAAGATTAA